A window of Spiroplasma syrphidicola EA-1 contains these coding sequences:
- the parE gene encoding DNA topoisomerase IV subunit B: MSEQTKKTNYDESSIQILEGLDAVRKRPGMYIGSTDIRGLHHLVWEIVDNSIDEALAGFCNEINVTIHKDNSITVQDNGRGVPVGKHSSGKSTPEVIFSILHAGGKFGGDGYKTSGGLHGVGSSVVNALSVKFDVVIYRDKKISEIKFEHGGKLSQKLTTVGTTTKTGTTVHFVPDPEIFKVIDFSFSTISERIRESAFLNSGLKITLFDERTEKQVAYLFNNGLEEFITFMNEGKKTITPIMLLKGNEKNIDVEIAIQYSTEFNENLLSFANNVKTSEGGSHVVGFRSGLTRVINDYARKEGLLKEKDKNLDSTDTREGLTAIISVKVPENLIQYEGQTKGKLGTVDAKSAVESIVTSQFGFWMTENKTSAYAIIEKALLARNAREEARKAREAARGNKKKNSERLLTGKLTPAQSKNKLDNELFLVEGDSAGGSAKLGRDRKFQAILPLRGKVINAEKSKLEDLLKNEEINVMINAIGAGVGKEFDIDDSNYGKIIIMTDADTDGAHIQTLLLTFFYRYMKDLIENNRVYIALPPLFKIFNTKTKQIDYAWDENELKAKLKTIKDKFELQRYKGLGEMNAEQLWETTMDPNTRQLIAVTIDDASLADKKVVTLMGDDAKKRKEWIDENVKFTLEDDFPTIIQQ, encoded by the coding sequence ATGAGTGAGCAAACAAAAAAAACAAATTATGATGAATCTTCAATTCAGATTTTAGAAGGTTTAGATGCTGTTCGAAAGCGCCCAGGGATGTATATTGGTTCAACTGATATTCGTGGTCTACATCACTTAGTTTGAGAAATCGTTGATAACTCAATTGATGAAGCCTTAGCTGGTTTTTGTAATGAAATTAATGTCACAATTCATAAGGATAATTCAATTACTGTCCAAGATAATGGTCGTGGAGTTCCAGTTGGTAAACATAGTTCGGGTAAATCAACCCCTGAAGTAATTTTTTCGATTTTACATGCTGGTGGTAAATTTGGTGGTGACGGCTATAAGACTTCTGGGGGCTTACATGGGGTAGGTTCATCAGTTGTTAACGCCTTATCAGTTAAGTTTGATGTTGTGATTTATCGTGATAAAAAGATCAGTGAAATTAAATTTGAACATGGGGGAAAACTAAGTCAAAAATTAACAACAGTTGGAACCACAACAAAAACAGGAACAACAGTTCATTTTGTTCCTGATCCAGAGATTTTTAAGGTAATTGATTTTTCATTTTCAACAATTTCAGAACGAATTCGGGAATCAGCCTTTTTAAATAGTGGGTTAAAAATAACATTATTTGATGAACGAACTGAAAAACAAGTTGCATATCTTTTTAATAATGGGTTAGAAGAGTTTATTACTTTTATGAATGAGGGAAAAAAAACAATTACTCCAATTATGTTATTAAAAGGAAATGAAAAAAATATTGATGTTGAAATTGCAATTCAATATTCAACTGAATTTAATGAAAACCTTTTGAGTTTTGCCAATAATGTTAAAACAAGTGAAGGGGGTTCCCATGTTGTTGGATTCCGTAGTGGTTTAACACGCGTAATTAATGACTATGCCCGTAAAGAAGGGTTATTAAAAGAAAAAGATAAAAACTTAGATTCAACTGATACCCGTGAAGGTTTGACTGCTATTATTTCCGTTAAAGTTCCAGAAAATTTAATTCAATATGAAGGACAAACAAAAGGAAAATTAGGAACTGTTGATGCCAAAAGTGCCGTCGAAAGTATTGTTACTAGTCAATTTGGGTTTTGAATGACCGAAAATAAAACTAGTGCTTATGCGATTATTGAAAAAGCCTTATTGGCGCGGAATGCTCGTGAAGAAGCTCGTAAGGCTCGTGAAGCTGCTCGTGGGAATAAGAAAAAAAATTCAGAGCGCTTATTAACAGGAAAATTAACTCCAGCACAAAGTAAAAATAAATTAGATAATGAATTATTTTTAGTTGAAGGGGATTCAGCGGGTGGTAGTGCCAAATTAGGGCGTGACCGAAAATTCCAAGCAATTTTACCATTACGAGGAAAGGTAATTAATGCCGAAAAATCAAAACTAGAAGATTTATTAAAAAACGAAGAAATTAATGTGATGATTAATGCGATTGGAGCTGGGGTTGGAAAAGAATTTGATATTGATGATTCTAATTATGGTAAAATCATTATTATGACCGATGCTGATACCGATGGTGCCCATATTCAAACATTATTATTAACTTTCTTTTATCGTTATATGAAAGATTTGATTGAAAATAATCGTGTTTATATTGCTTTACCACCATTATTTAAAATTTTTAATACTAAAACAAAACAAATTGATTATGCTTGAGATGAAAATGAATTAAAAGCAAAACTAAAAACAATCAAAGATAAATTTGAATTACAACGCTATAAAGGATTAGGGGAAATGAATGCCGAACAATTGTGAGAGACAACAATGGATCCAAATACCCGCCAATTAATTGCTGTAACAATTGATGATGCTTCATTAGCTGATAAAAAAGTTGTAACCTTAATGGGTGATGACGCCAAAAAAAGAAAAGAATGAATTGATGAAAATGTTAAAT
- the plsY gene encoding glycerol-3-phosphate 1-O-acyltransferase PlsY codes for MEIYGIIGTIIGSIIAYLIGSFSWSILISKLMYKVDVRDYYSKNAGATNTTRVLGKKWGLAVTFLDMGKVIVTMFIVFGISCININGVNFGATSYYIPAFFVLVGHCYPIYYRFKGGKTVASFGGLLLMANPYLFLIAAGTWWITIFIWKRVSVSSILAVFLVACLCWVPQISGISVINFDGNLLADSKIIWFNQFHHLANNYNNYYDSLALINIVIVLGAILSIARHHENIARLLKGTEPKFDFKKKSSLATGEISRGSSKTKKIAQEPKKKEQDIVSKK; via the coding sequence ATGGAGATTTATGGTATTATTGGCACAATTATTGGGTCAATTATCGCTTATTTAATTGGTTCTTTTAGTTGATCAATTTTAATTAGCAAATTAATGTATAAAGTTGATGTCCGGGATTATTATTCAAAAAATGCGGGGGCAACAAATACAACTCGCGTTTTAGGGAAAAAATGAGGATTAGCAGTAACTTTCTTAGATATGGGAAAAGTAATTGTGACAATGTTTATTGTTTTTGGAATTAGTTGTATTAATATTAATGGCGTTAATTTTGGGGCAACTAGTTATTATATTCCGGCTTTCTTCGTGTTAGTTGGACATTGTTATCCAATCTATTACCGTTTTAAAGGTGGAAAAACAGTTGCATCATTTGGGGGGTTATTATTAATGGCAAACCCCTACTTGTTCTTAATAGCCGCCGGAACTTGATGAATTACCATCTTTATTTGAAAACGTGTTTCGGTTTCATCAATTTTAGCAGTATTTTTAGTTGCTTGTTTATGTTGGGTCCCACAAATTAGTGGTATTAGTGTCATTAATTTTGATGGAAATTTATTAGCTGATTCAAAAATTATTTGATTTAACCAATTTCACCACCTTGCAAATAATTATAATAACTATTATGATAGTTTAGCATTAATTAATATTGTTATTGTTTTAGGAGCAATTTTGTCAATTGCTCGCCACCACGAAAATATTGCCCGCTTATTAAAAGGAACAGAACCAAAATTTGATTTCAAGAAAAAATCATCTTTAGCTACTGGGGAAATTAGCCGTGGTAGCAGTAAAACAAAAAAAATCGCACAAGAACCAAAGAAGAAAGAACAAGACATTGTTTCAAAAAAATAA